The Garra rufa chromosome 8, GarRuf1.0, whole genome shotgun sequence genome has a segment encoding these proteins:
- the tfcp2l1 gene encoding transcription factor CP2-like protein 1 isoform X1, with amino-acid sequence MLFWHSHPEIYQQNAQNNYIRDALAPFLKHEEEQQSTEIRVSPFHYVFCAATSPAVKLQDETLTYLNQGQSYEIRMLNRKLVEYTDISSKYVKSIVRVVFHDRRLQYTEHQQLEGWRWNRPGDRILDIDIPLSVGIMEPRAHPLQLNTIEFLWDPDKNASVSIQVNCISTEFTPRKHGGEKGVPFRIQIDTFAAGEHGEYTEHMHSASCQVKVFKPKGADRKLKTDREKIEKKCPQDREKYQPSYKTTVLTECSSWPEAPSISKTSNTPSPGYQSAHTSYSFPEENCSPDQQGELHLPSCSDHLLPSSSMQDTQQWLYRNRFSSFCRLFSGFSGSDLLKMSREDFIQICGPADGIRLFNAIKGRGIQPRLTVYVSQLQNRNQPHTKMASDDVYHALYLEDLTVLELTEKIANLYNVPPQQIHRVYRQGPTGIHVLVSDEMVQNFTEETSFVISTMKDESNDGYHVVLK; translated from the exons ATGCTGTTTTGGCACAGCCATCCTGAAATCTATCAACAGAACGCGCAAAATAATTATATAAG AGATGCTCTTGCTCCGTTTCTCAAGCATGAAGAAGAGCAGCAGTCCACTGAGATCCGAGTGTCTCCTTTTCATTATGTTTTTTGTGCAGCCACATCTCCAGCTGTGAAACTTCAGGATGAAACACTAACATATCTAAATCAAG GTCAGTCCTATGAAATCCGTATGCTTAACAGGAAACTAGTGGAGTATACAGATATTAGCAGTAAATATGTAAAG AGCATTGTGCGTGTAGTTTTCCATGACCGACGGTTGCAGTACACAGAGCATCAGCAGCTGGAGGGATGGAGGTGGAACCGACCCGGAGACAGAATCTTGGATATAG ATATCCCATTGTCAGTGGGCATAATGGAGCCTCGAGCCCACCCACTGCAGCTCAACACCATAGAGTTCCTCTGGGATCCTGACAAAAATGCCTCAGTGTCCATTCAG GTAAACTGTATCAGCACTGAGTTCACTCCTAGAAAACACGGTGGAGAGAAAGGCGTCCCCTTCCGCATTCAGATAGACACCTTTGCAGCTGGCGAGCATGGAGAATACACTGAACACATGCACTCTGCCAGCTGCCAGGTCAAAGTCTTCAAG CCAAAAGGTGCAGATCGCAAACTCAAGACTGACAGAGAGAAGATTGAGAAAAAGTGTCCTCAGGATAGAGAAAAATATCAACCATCTTATAAAACGACAGTGCTAACAGAG TGCTCCTCTTGGCCCGAAGCCCCATCCATCAGCAAAACAAGCAACACTCCATCTCCTGGTTATCAAAGCGCTCACACTTCCTACAGCTTCCCAGAGGA AAACTGCTCTCCAGACCAGCAGGGGGAACTACATTTGCCCAGCTGTTCTGAT CACCTGTTGCCATCGTCCTCCATGCAGGACACGCAGCAGTGGCTATATCGTAATAGGTTCTCCTCTTTCTGCAGGCTCTTCTCAGGCTTCTCAG GTTCTGATCTGCTGAAAATGAGTAGAGAAGACTTCATTCAGATCTGTGGTCCTGCTGACGGCATCCGTCTTTTCAATGCGATCAAAGGAAG AGGTATACAACCACGTCTCACTGTCTATGTATCCCAGCTACAGAATAGGAACCAACCGCACACCAAAATGGCGAGTGATGATG TGTACCATGCTCTCTACCTAGAGGACCTAACTGTCCTTGAGCTCACTGAGAAGATAGCCAATCTATATAATGTTCCCCCACAGCAAATCCATCGTGTATACAGACAGGGGCCGACAGGGATCCACGTCTTGGTTTCAGATGAG ATGGTGCAGAACTTTACAGAGGAGACTAGTTTCGTTATCAGTACTATGAAAG ATGAAAGTAATGATGGCTACCATGTTGTACTGAAGTGA
- the tfcp2l1 gene encoding transcription factor CP2-like protein 1 isoform X2, with protein MLFWHSHPEIYQQNAQNNYIRDALAPFLKHEEEQQSTEIRVSPFHYVFCAATSPAVKLQDETLTYLNQGQSYEIRMLNRKLVEYTDISSKYVKSIVRVVFHDRRLQYTEHQQLEGWRWNRPGDRILDIDIPLSVGIMEPRAHPLQLNTIEFLWDPDKNASVSIQVNCISTEFTPRKHGGEKGVPFRIQIDTFAAGEHGEYTEHMHSASCQVKVFKPKGADRKLKTDREKIEKKCPQDREKYQPSYKTTVLTECSSWPEAPSISKTSNTPSPGYQSAHTSYSFPEENCSPDQQGELHLPSCSDALLRLLRWAEIFSSDLLKMSREDFIQICGPADGIRLFNAIKGRGIQPRLTVYVSQLQNRNQPHTKMASDDVYHALYLEDLTVLELTEKIANLYNVPPQQIHRVYRQGPTGIHVLVSDEMVQNFTEETSFVISTMKDESNDGYHVVLK; from the exons ATGCTGTTTTGGCACAGCCATCCTGAAATCTATCAACAGAACGCGCAAAATAATTATATAAG AGATGCTCTTGCTCCGTTTCTCAAGCATGAAGAAGAGCAGCAGTCCACTGAGATCCGAGTGTCTCCTTTTCATTATGTTTTTTGTGCAGCCACATCTCCAGCTGTGAAACTTCAGGATGAAACACTAACATATCTAAATCAAG GTCAGTCCTATGAAATCCGTATGCTTAACAGGAAACTAGTGGAGTATACAGATATTAGCAGTAAATATGTAAAG AGCATTGTGCGTGTAGTTTTCCATGACCGACGGTTGCAGTACACAGAGCATCAGCAGCTGGAGGGATGGAGGTGGAACCGACCCGGAGACAGAATCTTGGATATAG ATATCCCATTGTCAGTGGGCATAATGGAGCCTCGAGCCCACCCACTGCAGCTCAACACCATAGAGTTCCTCTGGGATCCTGACAAAAATGCCTCAGTGTCCATTCAG GTAAACTGTATCAGCACTGAGTTCACTCCTAGAAAACACGGTGGAGAGAAAGGCGTCCCCTTCCGCATTCAGATAGACACCTTTGCAGCTGGCGAGCATGGAGAATACACTGAACACATGCACTCTGCCAGCTGCCAGGTCAAAGTCTTCAAG CCAAAAGGTGCAGATCGCAAACTCAAGACTGACAGAGAGAAGATTGAGAAAAAGTGTCCTCAGGATAGAGAAAAATATCAACCATCTTATAAAACGACAGTGCTAACAGAG TGCTCCTCTTGGCCCGAAGCCCCATCCATCAGCAAAACAAGCAACACTCCATCTCCTGGTTATCAAAGCGCTCACACTTCCTACAGCTTCCCAGAGGA AAACTGCTCTCCAGACCAGCAGGGGGAACTACATTTGCCCAGCTGTTCTGAT GCTCTTCTCAGGCTTCTCAGGTGGGCTGAAATATTCA GTTCTGATCTGCTGAAAATGAGTAGAGAAGACTTCATTCAGATCTGTGGTCCTGCTGACGGCATCCGTCTTTTCAATGCGATCAAAGGAAG AGGTATACAACCACGTCTCACTGTCTATGTATCCCAGCTACAGAATAGGAACCAACCGCACACCAAAATGGCGAGTGATGATG TGTACCATGCTCTCTACCTAGAGGACCTAACTGTCCTTGAGCTCACTGAGAAGATAGCCAATCTATATAATGTTCCCCCACAGCAAATCCATCGTGTATACAGACAGGGGCCGACAGGGATCCACGTCTTGGTTTCAGATGAG ATGGTGCAGAACTTTACAGAGGAGACTAGTTTCGTTATCAGTACTATGAAAG ATGAAAGTAATGATGGCTACCATGTTGTACTGAAGTGA